One Candidatus Parcubacteria bacterium DNA segment encodes these proteins:
- a CDS encoding coenzyme F420-0:L-glutamate ligase: MYSKKIVISINEEKWARYPIKTHFIETKDRLEDIIERYVLSSVEKNDIVVLCQKIVAIIQGKIVYKKDVSPGNWAVFLSRFAKKTPYGFSVGNPLKMQVAISLAGLPRILLASFLGGIAKIFGIRGIFYRVAGHQINQIDGFYGDAFPQYSEMGILGLENLDDFCNQLKEKYDVSFVAADINDLGGNILGKSDDLKGKDKLLLQLLKDNPAGQSNQQTPIIILRKND, encoded by the coding sequence ATGTATTCTAAAAAAATTGTTATCAGTATAAATGAAGAAAAATGGGCTCGCTATCCCATAAAGACGCATTTTATTGAAACAAAAGATAGGCTGGAAGACATTATTGAGAGATATGTTCTTTCTTCTGTTGAGAAAAATGATATTGTTGTTTTATGCCAGAAAATTGTTGCCATTATACAGGGCAAAATAGTTTATAAAAAAGATGTCAGTCCGGGAAATTGGGCTGTGTTTTTATCTAGGTTTGCTAAAAAAACTCCTTATGGTTTTTCAGTAGGCAATCCTTTAAAAATGCAGGTCGCTATTTCATTAGCAGGCCTGCCCAGAATTTTATTAGCAAGTTTTTTAGGAGGTATTGCTAAAATTTTTGGCATCAGAGGAATCTTTTACAGAGTAGCCGGGCATCAAATAAATCAAATAGACGGGTTTTACGGAGATGCATTTCCTCAATATTCTGAAATGGGTATCTTAGGGCTTGAGAATCTTGATGACTTCTGCAATCAATTAAAAGAGAAATATGACGTTTCTTTTGTTGCGGCAGATATAAATGATTTGGGGGGAAATATCTTGGGAAAGAGTGATGATTTAAAAGGCAAGGATAAATTATTGCTTCAGCTCTTAAAAGATAATCCTGCTGGCCAGTCAAACCAGCAGACGCCAATAATTATTTTGCGAAAAAATGATTAG
- the murJ gene encoding murein biosynthesis integral membrane protein MurJ, producing the protein MIRRVFNLQTKNINSAALILGVAFLISALLGFIRDRLLAGKFGAGDELDIYYAAFEIPDFLTMVLMTGAISAAIIPIFSEYLISSKEKAWEYLSNLVNLFLFILIIASLILFIFAPQLISIITPGFSGEKKELTILLTRIMFLSPIILGMSNIFSAVLRVFKRFFITSLAPIVYNLGIIFGILFFVPYMGIKGLAWGVVFGAFLHFLIQIPILFKTGFRHQKLFNFFEPSFRKTIKLTIPRSIGLAAAQINLVVVTIIASTLSAGSIAVFNLAENLSRPLLTLAAISFSTAAFPSLSLSFAKKQKEKFDKIFLSVFYKILFLSLFLSILLFLFKEEVVNIILGVGRFSLLDAQLTSACLGMLCFGIFAQSLVLLIAKTFYAVQNTKIPAFTSVAATLLNIFLCFYFVHLLSFANSFQQFWTGFLNIESLANIQVIGLPLALSLSAIFQLALLLIFSTKLKWNQ; encoded by the coding sequence ATGATTAGAAGAGTTTTTAATCTACAAACAAAAAACATTAATTCAGCTGCTTTGATTTTGGGCGTGGCTTTTTTAATCAGCGCTCTTTTAGGTTTTATTAGGGATCGGCTTTTAGCCGGGAAATTCGGCGCTGGAGATGAATTAGATATCTATTATGCTGCTTTTGAAATTCCGGATTTTTTGACAATGGTCTTAATGACAGGCGCTATTTCCGCAGCCATTATCCCTATTTTCAGTGAATATTTAATTTCTTCAAAAGAAAAGGCATGGGAGTATCTTTCTAATCTTGTTAATTTGTTTTTGTTTATTTTAATAATTGCTTCTCTTATTTTGTTTATATTTGCCCCTCAATTAATTTCTATAATTACCCCTGGTTTTTCCGGTGAAAAGAAAGAATTAACAATACTTTTAACTAGAATTATGTTTTTAAGCCCGATTATCTTGGGAATGAGCAATATTTTCTCTGCAGTCCTGCGCGTTTTTAAGAGATTTTTCATTACTTCTTTAGCTCCCATAGTATATAATCTTGGTATTATTTTTGGCATTTTATTTTTTGTTCCCTATATGGGCATTAAAGGTTTGGCTTGGGGAGTAGTATTTGGAGCTTTCCTGCATTTTTTGATCCAGATTCCGATTTTATTTAAAACAGGATTTAGGCATCAAAAACTTTTTAATTTTTTTGAACCGAGTTTTAGAAAAACAATAAAACTAACCATTCCCAGATCCATAGGTTTGGCAGCTGCTCAAATTAATTTAGTAGTAGTGACCATAATTGCTTCTACTTTGAGCGCTGGAAGCATAGCTGTTTTTAATTTAGCTGAAAATCTTTCACGTCCTCTTTTGACATTAGCGGCAATCTCTTTTTCCACTGCTGCTTTTCCCAGTTTAAGCTTGTCATTCGCTAAAAAGCAAAAAGAAAAATTTGACAAAATTTTTCTCTCTGTTTTTTATAAAATTCTTTTTTTAAGCTTATTTTTAAGTATTCTCCTTTTTCTTTTTAAAGAAGAAGTAGTCAACATTATTCTGGGAGTGGGGAGGTTCAGTTTGCTTGATGCGCAATTAACTTCTGCTTGTCTGGGAATGCTTTGTTTCGGCATTTTTGCCCAATCATTGGTTCTTTTAATCGCTAAAACATTTTACGCTGTCCAAAATACTAAGATCCCGGCTTTCACCAGTGTAGCGGCAACCCTGTTAAATATTTTTCTTTGCTTTTATTTTGTTCATTTGCTTTCTTTCGCTAATTCTTTCCAGCAGTTTTGGACAGGTTTTCTTAATATTGAGAGTTTAGCAAATATTCAGGTTATTGGCCTGCCTTTAGCCCTGTCTCTTTCAGCTATTTTTCAACTTGCCTTGCTTTTAATATTTTCAACCAAATTAAAATGGAACCAATAA
- the lepA gene encoding translation elongation factor 4 encodes MEPIKKQIRNFVIISHVDHGKSTLADRFLELTNTVPDNKMQEQFLDMMDLERERGITIKLQPVRMELDTDSLKIKNLKLKIPDSKFILNLVDTPGHVDFSYEVSRALAAVEGAILLVDAAKGVQAQTLANLELAKKQGLAIIPIINKIDLQQARTEETKQELAKLLNISEQDILSISAKKGINIEKVLEAIIAKVKPPEINQDRPLRALIFDSKFDSYKGVIAYVRVIDGQISNDEKIYLMASETESKIKELGYFKPELSPQKKLSAGEIGYIATGIKEPGKVRVGDTITKLKVKSEKLKIVDIEALPGYKEPKPVVFISVYPENSDRYGLLRESLNKLKLNDASLYFEPEHKEIFGQGFRCGFLGSLHLEITVERLHREFDLDLVVFSPSVVYKIIDKVDKEIFVYSSAEWPDLAIIKEIQEPYVKLEIICFSDALGNIMKILDELQGRYIKTEYLGLNKPLLTYHIPLREVITGFYDKLMSVSQGYASMNYEILGYEKSDLVKLEILIIGKKEEAFSRIVPKEKAYPEARTFLKKIKEVLPQQQFSVPLQAVIGGKIIARETISSRGKDVIAPLYGGDYSRKRKLLEKQKKGKKKLKEKAQIKIPSDVYLKVLS; translated from the coding sequence ATGGAACCAATAAAAAAACAGATTCGCAATTTTGTAATTATTTCGCATGTGGACCATGGCAAATCTACTTTAGCAGACAGGTTTTTAGAACTGACTAATACTGTTCCAGACAACAAAATGCAGGAGCAGTTTTTAGATATGATGGATTTGGAAAGAGAAAGAGGAATTACAATCAAACTTCAGCCAGTTAGAATGGAATTAGATACAGATAGTTTAAAAATTAAAAATTTAAAATTAAAAATTCCAGATTCAAAATTTATTTTGAATCTGGTTGATACTCCTGGACATGTAGATTTTTCCTATGAGGTTTCCCGCGCGTTAGCGGCTGTAGAAGGAGCTATTTTATTAGTAGATGCTGCGAAAGGAGTCCAGGCGCAAACATTGGCTAATTTAGAATTAGCCAAAAAGCAGGGATTAGCAATTATTCCAATAATTAATAAAATTGATTTACAGCAAGCGAGAACCGAAGAAACAAAGCAGGAATTAGCTAAGCTCTTAAACATTTCAGAACAAGACATCCTGTCTATTTCTGCTAAAAAAGGCATTAATATTGAAAAAGTTTTAGAAGCGATAATTGCCAAAGTAAAGCCTCCAGAAATAAATCAGGACAGGCCTTTGCGAGCTTTGATTTTTGATTCAAAATTTGATTCTTATAAAGGAGTAATTGCCTATGTCCGAGTTATAGACGGCCAGATCAGCAATGATGAGAAAATATATTTAATGGCTTCTGAAACTGAATCAAAAATAAAAGAACTCGGTTATTTCAAGCCGGAATTGTCTCCCCAAAAAAAGCTATCAGCTGGTGAAATAGGGTATATTGCCACTGGCATTAAAGAACCTGGAAAGGTGAGAGTAGGAGACACCATAACCAAGTTAAAAGTTAAAAGTGAAAAGTTAAAAATTGTTGATATTGAGGCGTTGCCGGGTTATAAAGAGCCGAAGCCGGTTGTTTTTATAAGCGTGTATCCAGAGAATAGTGATAGATACGGCTTACTAAGAGAATCTTTGAACAAATTGAAGCTTAATGATGCTTCTTTGTATTTTGAGCCGGAACATAAGGAGATTTTTGGACAGGGATTCCGCTGCGGATTTCTTGGTTCTCTTCATTTAGAAATTACAGTAGAACGTCTTCACCGGGAATTTGATTTAGATTTAGTAGTTTTTTCGCCTTCAGTTGTTTATAAAATTATAGATAAAGTGGATAAGGAAATTTTTGTTTATTCATCAGCTGAATGGCCGGATCTCGCGATAATAAAAGAAATTCAAGAGCCGTATGTGAAGCTGGAAATAATCTGTTTTTCAGACGCCTTAGGCAATATAATGAAAATCTTAGATGAATTGCAAGGCAGGTATATCAAGACAGAATATCTTGGGTTAAATAAACCGCTATTGACTTATCATATTCCTTTAAGAGAAGTAATCACTGGTTTTTATGATAAGCTTATGTCTGTGAGCCAAGGTTATGCTTCTATGAATTATGAAATTTTAGGATATGAAAAATCCGATTTAGTCAAACTAGAAATATTAATAATCGGAAAAAAAGAGGAAGCATTTTCAAGAATCGTTCCAAAAGAAAAAGCATATCCAGAAGCAAGGACATTTTTAAAGAAAATAAAAGAAGTGCTGCCTCAGCAGCAATTCAGTGTTCCTTTGCAGGCCGTAATTGGCGGCAAGATAATTGCCAGAGAAACAATCAGCTCCAGAGGAAAGGATGTTATTGCTCCTCTTTACGGCGGCGATTATAGCAGAAAAAGAAAACTTTTGGAAAAGCAGAAAAAGGGGAAAAAGAAACTCAAGGAAAAAGCCCAGATTAAAATCCCTTCCGATGTTTATCTAAAAGTTTTGAGTTAA
- a CDS encoding septum formation initiator family protein: MITKKRKYGKKGDNDLRSLLYFLFFLIFVFGIISYLIISNWNITQKRAELRLQKQELQREVQALEARKAQLEAGVYQTTQDEYLEEKIREQGYKKQGEEAVVIKKEIEDENQVQKERGFLDKFLEKFIDK, encoded by the coding sequence ATGATAACAAAAAAAAGAAAATATGGAAAGAAAGGAGATAATGATTTGCGTTCATTATTGTATTTTCTGTTTTTTTTGATTTTTGTATTTGGGATAATAAGTTATCTGATTATTTCTAATTGGAATATAACTCAAAAAAGAGCTGAACTTCGCTTGCAAAAGCAAGAATTGCAGAGAGAAGTGCAGGCCTTAGAAGCAAGAAAGGCGCAGCTGGAGGCTGGAGTTTATCAAACAACCCAAGATGAATATTTAGAGGAGAAAATCAGGGAGCAGGGCTATAAAAAGCAGGGCGAGGAGGCAGTGGTAATTAAAAAAGAAATAGAGGATGAAAATCAGGTACAAAAAGAACGAGGTTTTTTAGATAAATTTTTAGAAAAATTTATCGATAAATAG
- the ftsE gene encoding cell division ATP-binding protein FtsE has translation MIKFENITKIYPPDNAALKNISLEIKDKEFVCIVGRCGAGKTTMLKLILAEERPDSGRIFFQEKNVSNIKRCYLPEFRRAIGIIFQDYKLLPSRNIYENIAYIMEVMGVRDEDIKRDVPQVLEIVGLSDKAENFPVQLSGGEKQRVAIARALIHRPKLIIADEPTGNLDPYHTQDIIKLLERINELGTTIILATHYKETVNGLKKRVITLEDGRIIRDEEKGRFII, from the coding sequence ATGATTAAATTTGAAAATATAACAAAAATTTATCCGCCAGACAATGCTGCCCTTAAAAATATTTCTTTAGAGATAAAAGATAAAGAATTTGTTTGTATTGTGGGCAGATGCGGCGCGGGTAAAACAACCATGTTAAAATTGATTTTAGCAGAGGAAAGGCCTGATTCCGGTAGAATTTTTTTTCAAGAGAAAAATGTTAGTAATATTAAAAGGTGTTATCTTCCAGAATTCCGTAGAGCAATTGGAATTATCTTCCAGGATTACAAACTTCTTCCTTCAAGAAATATTTACGAAAATATTGCTTATATAATGGAAGTTATGGGGGTAAGAGACGAGGATATCAAAAGGGATGTGCCCCAGGTTCTTGAGATTGTAGGATTGTCTGACAAAGCAGAAAATTTCCCGGTCCAGCTTTCCGGAGGAGAAAAGCAAAGGGTGGCTATTGCCCGCGCTTTAATTCACAGGCCTAAATTGATAATTGCTGACGAACCAACCGGCAATCTTGACCCCTATCATACACAGGACATAATAAAGCTTTTGGAGAGAATCAATGAATTAGGGACAACGATTATTTTAGCCACTCATTACAAGGAGACAGTTAATGGTTTGAAAAAGAGGGTCATTACGTTAGAAGACGGCAGAATAATTAGAGATGAGGAAAAAGGCCGTTTTATTATTTAA
- a CDS encoding permease-like cell division protein FtsX, which produces MPIIISLKRIFNAGWKGFYKNIGLSIATVFILVLAVSLATSLFIIKDITKLVIADFQEKVDISVYFKEDCLEEDIFVIKEELEAFSEVKKVEYVSKEQALEAFKQRHQDDEVLMGSLEELGRNPFFASLNITSWQPSQYEEVDNFLKNAEFNEKIAKIDYFQKKPIIEKIFSISYQINTTGIILALIVSIIAILIVFNHIKLAILNYHKEVEVQRLVGAANWFIRGPFVIQSILAGIFAAIICLLFFTVSIFFLSPQIGEIVSGFNLFEYFVSNLFIIFLIQLLTGIGLGVISSLIAIRKYLKV; this is translated from the coding sequence ATGCCTATAATAATCTCATTAAAGCGAATATTTAATGCAGGATGGAAAGGTTTTTATAAAAACATAGGGCTTTCAATTGCTACAGTTTTTATTTTGGTCTTAGCTGTTTCTTTAGCAACTTCGCTTTTTATTATAAAAGACATCACAAAGCTTGTGATTGCTGATTTTCAGGAAAAAGTTGATATTTCTGTTTACTTCAAAGAGGATTGTTTAGAAGAAGATATTTTTGTAATCAAAGAAGAGCTTGAAGCATTCTCTGAAGTAAAAAAAGTGGAATATGTTTCAAAAGAGCAGGCGCTTGAAGCTTTTAAGCAAAGGCATCAGGATGATGAGGTTTTAATGGGTTCATTGGAAGAATTGGGAAGAAATCCTTTTTTTGCTTCTTTGAACATTACATCTTGGCAGCCGTCCCAATACGAAGAAGTTGATAATTTTTTAAAAAATGCTGAATTCAACGAAAAAATAGCAAAAATTGATTATTTCCAAAAGAAACCAATCATTGAAAAAATATTTTCCATAAGCTATCAAATTAACACAACAGGAATTATTTTGGCTTTGATTGTTTCTATTATTGCTATTTTAATTGTTTTTAACCATATTAAGCTGGCGATTTTAAATTATCATAAAGAGGTTGAGGTTCAGCGCCTGGTCGGAGCTGCCAATTGGTTTATAAGGGGACCTTTTGTAATCCAGTCAATACTTGCCGGCATATTTGCCGCTATTATTTGTCTTTTGTTTTTTACTGTAAGTATTTTCTTTTTAAGTCCTCAAATCGGAGAGATTGTTTCAGGATTTAATCTTTTTGAATATTTTGTAAGCAATTTATTTATTATATTCTTAATACAGCTTTTAACAGGCATTGGCTTGGGAGTAATCTCCAGTTTAATCGCCATCAGAAAATACCTAAAGGTGTAA
- a CDS encoding metal-sensing transcriptional repressor translates to MRKNTIIQRLNIVKGQIDGLANLIERKEDCRKITEQFYAINVGLKKVIEMYFKDNLSSCLKSINLKKRKTIEFLLKEIIKNK, encoded by the coding sequence ATGAGAAAAAACACAATAATCCAACGTTTAAACATTGTCAAGGGTCAAATTGACGGATTGGCTAATCTTATAGAGAGAAAGGAGGATTGCCGCAAAATAACAGAGCAATTTTATGCAATCAATGTTGGTCTGAAGAAAGTAATTGAAATGTATTTCAAGGACAATCTATCTTCCTGCCTAAAATCCATCAATCTTAAAAAAAGAAAAACTATTGAGTTTTTATTAAAAGAAATAATTAAAAATAAATAA
- the trxA gene encoding thioredoxin — MSDLILTDKNFSEEVFKSQKPVLVDFWAEWCVPCQMISPILQEIVDEFGEKIKIGKIDVDKNPLISATFSIDAIPALILFKNGKIVQRFIGVQPKEIITEAVESVIEKES, encoded by the coding sequence ATGTCAGATTTAATTTTAACTGATAAAAATTTCTCAGAAGAAGTTTTTAAAAGCCAAAAGCCAGTTTTGGTTGATTTTTGGGCCGAGTGGTGTGTGCCCTGCCAGATGATATCTCCAATTCTTCAAGAAATTGTTGATGAATTTGGAGAAAAAATAAAAATAGGCAAGATTGATGTTGATAAAAACCCTTTAATTTCTGCTACTTTCTCAATAGATGCAATACCAGCATTAATTTTATTCAAGAATGGAAAAATAGTCCAAAGATTTATCGGAGTTCAACCAAAGGAGATTATTACAGAAGCTGTTGAGTCTGTTATTGAAAAAGAAAGTTAA
- a CDS encoding ATP-binding cassette domain-containing protein — MTKKIEKITILAGINKFGKKENFEKIDIKKGEVVAIVGHTGAGKSQFLYDIERLAQKDTKSRRKILVNDEIPDKEIRSNPKRKLIASLAQSMNFLTDISVKDFLQLHLESRGKKPRQGLLEEVIEEANKITGEAISPEMNLLNLSGGQSRALMVSDVANISISPIILIDEIENAGIKKEEAIKILVEEGKIILIVTHDPSLALNADKRIIIKDGGIVKILNTSLKEKGIAYYLNWIEGYSLDIREKIRKGEEIKNIEIYCEPIKSKNNL; from the coding sequence ATGACTAAAAAAATTGAAAAAATCACAATTTTAGCCGGGATAAATAAATTCGGTAAAAAAGAAAATTTTGAAAAAATTGATATAAAAAAGGGAGAAGTAGTGGCGATTGTTGGCCATACTGGAGCAGGTAAAAGCCAGTTTCTTTATGATATTGAAAGATTGGCCCAAAAAGACACCAAAAGCCGACGAAAAATTTTAGTCAATGATGAAATTCCTGACAAAGAAATAAGGTCTAATCCAAAAAGAAAATTAATCGCTTCATTGGCCCAAAGCATGAATTTTTTAACAGATATATCTGTTAAGGATTTTTTACAGTTGCATTTGGAATCTCGCGGGAAGAAACCAAGACAGGGATTGCTTGAAGAAGTAATAGAGGAAGCTAATAAAATTACCGGCGAGGCAATTTCTCCTGAAATGAATTTGTTAAATTTATCCGGCGGGCAAAGCAGAGCCCTAATGGTTTCTGATGTGGCTAATATCAGCATTTCGCCCATTATTTTAATTGATGAGATAGAAAATGCCGGTATTAAAAAAGAAGAAGCAATTAAAATTTTAGTAGAGGAGGGCAAAATTATTTTAATTGTTACCCACGACCCTTCTTTGGCATTAAACGCTGATAAAAGAATTATTATCAAAGATGGAGGTATTGTTAAAATTCTAAATACTTCTTTAAAGGAAAAAGGTATTGCCTATTACCTTAATTGGATAGAGGGCTATAGCTTAGATATAAGAGAAAAAATAAGAAAAGGTGAAGAAATTAAAAACATAGAAATATACTGCGAACCAATTAAATCTAAGAATAATCTCTAA
- a CDS encoding AAA family ATPase yields MKFIIFAGTPGSGKTSIIKYIIQELKDDFKLFFVKFDCLKTSDNEHIAKKYKIPAIKKLAGELCPDHYTALEIPKIIKENQDKNIIILETAGLCLRCSPYIKEGLGINILDITSGDPFRYGPILTDADVVAVSKGDLISQAEREIFRAKILKVNPKAKIVEANGLTGEGAIDIVEYIKASSYIEKDKKLTLKHSMPSAICGYCYGNKIIDEKETQKRYLAGKELKNLVPNLNCGKCGFKSCNEFIRAVLDGNAKNEQCPFIKKKVVDKKV; encoded by the coding sequence ATGAAATTTATAATTTTTGCCGGAACGCCCGGTTCAGGCAAAACAAGCATAATTAAATATATAATTCAAGAATTAAAAGATGATTTCAAATTGTTTTTCGTTAAGTTTGATTGTCTGAAGACATCAGACAACGAACATATTGCTAAAAAATATAAAATTCCTGCCATTAAAAAATTAGCTGGAGAACTTTGCCCAGACCATTATACCGCTCTGGAAATTCCCAAGATAATTAAAGAGAACCAGGATAAAAATATTATTATTTTAGAAACTGCGGGCCTGTGTCTTCGTTGTTCTCCTTATATTAAAGAAGGGCTGGGGATCAATATCTTGGATATTACTTCGGGAGATCCTTTTCGCTACGGTCCGATTTTAACCGATGCGGATGTTGTGGCTGTTAGCAAAGGCGATTTAATTTCCCAAGCGGAAAGAGAAATTTTTAGAGCAAAGATTTTAAAGGTTAACCCTAAAGCAAAAATAGTGGAAGCTAACGGGCTTACCGGAGAAGGAGCCATTGATATCGTAGAATATATAAAAGCATCATCTTATATTGAAAAAGATAAAAAATTAACACTAAAACATTCTATGCCTTCGGCAATCTGTGGTTATTGTTATGGAAATAAAATAATTGATGAAAAAGAAACACAAAAAAGATATTTAGCCGGCAAGGAATTGAAAAATTTAGTTCCTAATTTAAATTGCGGAAAATGCGGATTCAAATCTTGCAATGAGTTTATCAGGGCGGTTTTAGACGGAAATGCAAAAAATGAACAGTGTCCATTTATTAAAAAAAAGGTTGTTGATAAAAAAGTATGA
- a CDS encoding ferredoxin:thioredoxin reductase, whose protein sequence is MIEKKQKFEQLLEEYENYAEKNGFRLNPDRKVVSYLIKTLLERERKYGRRYCPCRRIKESEKENSKIVCPCLYCKKEIKKDGHCHCFLFVK, encoded by the coding sequence ATGATAGAGAAAAAACAAAAATTTGAACAATTGCTTGAAGAATATGAAAATTACGCAGAAAAAAACGGTTTTCGTTTAAATCCAGATCGAAAAGTAGTAAGTTATTTGATTAAAACGTTGCTGGAACGAGAAAGAAAATATGGCAGGAGGTATTGTCCGTGCCGTCGAATTAAGGAAAGCGAAAAAGAAAATAGCAAAATTGTTTGTCCTTGCCTTTATTGTAAAAAAGAAATTAAAAAAGACGGACACTGTCATTGCTTTTTATTCGTAAAATAA
- a CDS encoding 4Fe-4S binding protein codes for MSKFKINKSKCAGCGACVEVCPYGAIKIGEDGKAVIDEKKCQNCSKCKEICPFNAIIKK; via the coding sequence ATGAGCAAATTTAAAATTAATAAATCAAAATGCGCTGGATGTGGAGCTTGCGTTGAAGTTTGTCCTTACGGGGCAATTAAAATTGGGGAAGATGGCAAAGCGGTCATAGATGAAAAAAAATGTCAAAATTGTAGCAAATGCAAAGAAATTTGTCCTTTTAACGCTATAATTAAAAAATGA
- a CDS encoding TetR/AcrR family transcriptional regulator: MAIEKQQEDIIQGTKKHIIEVAGRLFSEYSYLGVSMSDIAKKLNITKAALYYHFTGKTEVYMKVLDEVFGNLSLSLGEAFNERTINKKLHKLIKNYLDFGFKEKNLIKSLMLKISPADPQIGKHIIQLREQTINLIQPVIKEMIANKKLIQKVDSKLLTSLLTGMMDGLLLEYSFLDKKIDSEKVSNQIIAVLFQNVDE, from the coding sequence ATGGCTATTGAAAAACAACAAGAAGATATTATTCAAGGCACCAAAAAACACATTATTGAAGTCGCTGGTAGACTTTTTTCAGAATATAGCTATTTAGGCGTTTCCATGAGTGATATCGCTAAAAAACTTAATATTACTAAAGCCGCGCTTTATTATCATTTCACAGGCAAGACAGAAGTTTACATGAAAGTGCTTGATGAAGTTTTTGGCAATTTAAGTTTGTCGCTTGGAGAAGCGTTTAACGAGAGGACAATTAACAAAAAGTTGCATAAGCTTATTAAGAATTATTTAGATTTTGGTTTTAAAGAGAAAAATCTTATTAAATCTTTAATGTTGAAAATATCGCCAGCTGATCCCCAGATAGGAAAACACATTATTCAATTAAGAGAACAAACTATTAACTTAATTCAACCAGTAATTAAAGAAATGATTGCAAACAAAAAATTAATACAAAAAGTTGATAGCAAATTATTGACTTCTCTGCTTACTGGAATGATGGATGGATTACTTTTAGAATACTCATTTTTAGATAAAAAAATTGATTCAGAAAAAGTGTCAAATCAAATTATCGCAGTGTTATTTCAAAATGTCGATGAATAA
- a CDS encoding glycosyltransferase: protein MLSIIIPTLNEEEYLPFLLGSIKKQTFQDYEIIVANANSRDKTKQIAKEQGCLLVQGGLPSVGRNRGAEAADGDLLLFLDADVILPPNFLKEILREFKTSQLDIASCFVSPLSDKGIDNILYGFGNLYYAMSQHIEPQAPGYCILIKKKIHQIINGFDEKIKIAEDWDYISRASKEGKFRFLSNGKIFVSMRRFERDGRINVAFQRVIGTIYVFLFGGIKSDVLFKYYRFGDYPERALKPIVNCYTKFFNQVSDKWFKD from the coding sequence ATGTTAAGCATTATTATACCTACCTTAAATGAAGAGGAGTATCTTCCTTTTCTTTTAGGTTCAATTAAAAAACAGACCTTTCAAGATTATGAGATTATTGTTGCTAATGCAAATTCCAGAGACAAAACCAAACAGATAGCAAAAGAGCAGGGATGTCTATTAGTGCAAGGAGGTTTGCCTTCTGTTGGTCGAAATAGAGGAGCTGAGGCTGCTGATGGAGACCTGCTTTTATTTTTAGACGCCGATGTTATTTTACCACCCAACTTTTTAAAAGAGATTTTAAGAGAATTTAAAACAAGTCAACTTGATATTGCTTCCTGCTTTGTTTCGCCTTTGAGTGATAAAGGAATTGATAATATACTTTATGGTTTTGGCAATCTGTATTACGCAATGAGTCAGCATATTGAACCTCAAGCTCCAGGTTATTGCATTTTGATTAAAAAAAAGATACATCAAATAATAAATGGTTTTGATGAGAAAATAAAAATAGCCGAAGATTGGGATTATATCAGCAGAGCAAGCAAAGAAGGTAAATTCAGATTTCTTTCTAATGGTAAAATTTTTGTGTCTATGAGAAGATTTGAAAGAGACGGAAGGATTAATGTCGCTTTTCAACGAGTAATAGGAACAATATATGTCTTTTTATTTGGAGGAATTAAATCCGATGTCCTATTTAAATATTATCGCTTCGGAGATTATCCTGAGAGAGCGCTAAAACCAATTGTTAACTGTTATACAAAGTTTTTTAATCAAGTTAGCGATAAATGGTTTAAGGATTAA